The genomic region TTCTAGTACTCTTCTTAGCAACATCTGTTATTACAATTATTATATTTGCTAAAAAAGAATCTAAAGAGAAGCAAAAATAATAGATTTATAAGATGAATGATAAAAATTTTAATTTTCAATGATTGTTTGGGATGCAAAAGAACTTGAATCTAATTCAAGTTCTTTTGGCGAGTTATGAAAAAAGATACAGAATGTAATGAAAAGAAGAGCAAACATTTTTTTCTTTTATAGAAAGTGATATAGTATAGAAAAGTAGGAGGGATGGATATGGAAATATCGATTTTATGGTTATTGTTTATTATGGCATATTTGATTGTCATTCAGATTTGCTTTTATTTTATTGTTCTAAAAAAAATAGGCAGAGAAAAAAGATGCTGTGAAAAAACAGTAGGTGTAGTCAAAAGAATGTCTAGTATTTACTATGGGGATGCACATACTGCAGTTGTAGAATATTTTGTAAATAATAAAAAGTATAAAGTAGTTGGACCTAAGTTTTTGGGAGGAACATGTATTACTGTAAAAACACCTTCTCAAGATATAGAAACAGCTTTTGAATCAAATTTAACATCCAAGGATAATCTACCATTATATGTTCATACCAAAATATATAAAAATTCAATAGCTTGTAAAACTTGTTCACCGATTCTTGAATTATTTCCAATAGGCTCAGATGTAGATGTATATTATAACCCTAATAAACCAAAGGAAGCATACGTACATCGATTTGAAGGTATTTCAAAAATAGTAGTGGGTATATTTGTAGGAGCAAATATGTTATTGCTAGTTTTTGCATTTATTTTATTTATATTATAAAGTTATAAATAACTTAAAAAAGAATATAAATTATTATAATTAGTATATAAAAACAGATGAATCTCTATTCATCTGTTTTAGATAAGAATTGTATTATTTTATCTTTTTAGGAAACACTAACAATATCTAAAATATAGAATGACTGCTAGTAAAAGAAAAACAATAACATATGCCCCAAAAGAAGCTTTTTTACGTGGTCTAGGTGGGTGAGAAGAACCGTTATGATTCATATTATGATTATTTCTAGGTGGTGGTGTGTGACCTCTTCTTGGAGGGTGTCCGCCATGTCCACCTCTAGGACCTTTTCTTTCTTCGTTTTGATTCGCCATTTATAAATCCTCCTTTGTATTCTATTCTATGTCTATACAGTATCATAAATAACAACTATTTCTCAATCATATTTGATTAAAAAGTATAAATAACATAATTCTAAGACTTTTGTTTCACATTTATTTATTGTTTTACCTCACAACTTTCACACATATTTATGTTAAATTAGATAGATACAAGGTAGGAGATGACTAAATTGAAAAAATATGTATAT from Tannockella kyphosi harbors:
- a CDS encoding DUF3592 domain-containing protein; translated protein: MEISILWLLFIMAYLIVIQICFYFIVLKKIGREKRCCEKTVGVVKRMSSIYYGDAHTAVVEYFVNNKKYKVVGPKFLGGTCITVKTPSQDIETAFESNLTSKDNLPLYVHTKIYKNSIACKTCSPILELFPIGSDVDVYYNPNKPKEAYVHRFEGISKIVVGIFVGANMLLLVFAFILFIL